A section of the Methanobrevibacter arboriphilus JCM 13429 = DSM 1125 genome encodes:
- a CDS encoding DUF998 domain-containing protein yields the protein MVSVIFYFIHVFLGQALWKEYNPITTDISSLTAVGSPNAELIGIFTLIYGICAVIFAIGIVRESFNKKYSHITKLGFIFLLAMTIISLIGYALFPLSPDKAALNFQNIMHIIITGITVLLTILFLFFIGIGFIKKEKFIKLGKISIITAILIIIFGTLNPISVALDLNILGLTERLVVFTLEIFIFFLSFIYTFNIESFLSKNKNISN from the coding sequence ATGGTAAGTGTAATTTTTTATTTTATTCATGTTTTCTTAGGGCAAGCTCTTTGGAAAGAATATAATCCCATAACAACCGATATAAGCTCATTAACAGCTGTAGGGTCACCAAATGCAGAATTAATTGGGATTTTCACACTAATATATGGTATATGTGCAGTTATATTTGCAATAGGAATCGTGAGAGAATCTTTTAATAAGAAATATAGCCACATTACTAAATTAGGATTTATATTCCTATTAGCTATGACAATAATATCACTTATAGGATATGCACTATTCCCCTTGTCTCCAGATAAAGCTGCACTAAACTTTCAAAACATAATGCATATTATTATAACTGGAATAACAGTACTTCTTACAATATTATTTTTGTTCTTTATAGGAATTGGTTTTATAAAAAAAGAGAAATTTATAAAATTAGGAAAAATATCAATAATAACAGCCATCCTAATAATCATATTTGGAACTTTAAACCCAATTTCAGTAGCATTAGACTTGAATATTCTAGGATTAACTGAAAGGCTTGTTGTTTTCACATTAGAGATATTTATATTCTTTTTATCATTTATATATACATTTAATATAGAATCATTTTTAAGTAAAAATAAGAATATTTCTAATTAA
- a CDS encoding DUF2115 family protein: MNETEQLLNKLKKLGENDSIEAMDLFKILKEESKNVSINTIMGMSTFLRDDFRHIQDKYKDHYTESILSQLLRINEIKRDNNVYHTKIDKNKFNKAISNITKFLNYDNLYKGEDKFNLISILVTLYSSFLIKKPIHPVGTTFPGENLKVRDENGEFFCPAKKKQINNPNSLCVFCVCKED; encoded by the coding sequence ATGAATGAAACAGAACAATTATTAAATAAGTTAAAAAAATTAGGAGAAAATGATTCTATTGAAGCTATGGATCTTTTTAAGATTCTAAAGGAAGAATCTAAGAATGTTTCTATCAATACAATTATGGGTATGAGTACATTTCTTAGAGATGACTTTAGACATATTCAAGATAAGTATAAAGACCATTATACTGAATCTATACTTTCTCAATTACTTAGAATAAATGAAATAAAAAGAGATAATAATGTTTATCATACTAAAATTGATAAAAATAAATTTAATAAAGCTATTTCTAATATTACTAAATTTTTGAATTATGACAACCTATATAAAGGAGAAGACAAGTTTAACTTAATTTCAATATTAGTCACATTATATTCTTCTTTTTTAATTAAAAAACCAATTCATCCTGTTGGAACCACCTTTCCTGGTGAAAATTTAAAAGTAAGGGATGAAAATGGAGAATTTTTTTGTCCTGCTAAGAAAAAACAGATTAATAACCCAAATTCGTTATGTGTTTTTTGTGTTTGTAAAGAAGATTAA
- the mtnA gene encoding S-methyl-5-thioribose-1-phosphate isomerase, whose protein sequence is MKTMEWKDNKLILIDQTKLPDDLTYFECKTYKDVILAIKTMVVRGAPAIGVAAAFGMVLGNIAGEDLEKVAKEIKASRPTAINLFWAVDRVLSSDNLLDEALEMYKEDIETNLAIGRHGAEIISDGDTILTHCNAGALACVDYGTALGVVRSAFNEGKDINVICDETRPLGQGARLSVWEMQQEDIPVKLIPDVAAGYLMQQNEINKVVIGADRVAHDGIANKIGSLMVALAAKRFHVPFYVAAPLSTFDREISIYDTEIEERGSEEVTHYGGCRICPKGTEVRNPAFDIVPKDLITGVITEKGIIDLDNFKEFFQKLKYE, encoded by the coding sequence ATGAAAACGATGGAATGGAAAGATAACAAGTTAATACTCATAGATCAAACTAAATTACCTGATGATTTAACTTACTTTGAATGTAAAACTTATAAAGATGTTATATTAGCTATTAAAACAATGGTTGTTCGTGGAGCTCCTGCTATTGGTGTAGCTGCTGCTTTTGGAATGGTTCTTGGGAATATTGCAGGTGAAGATTTAGAAAAAGTAGCTAAAGAAATAAAAGCATCTAGGCCAACAGCTATCAACCTTTTTTGGGCTGTTGATAGGGTACTTTCTAGTGATAATCTTCTTGATGAAGCTTTAGAAATGTATAAAGAGGATATTGAAACTAATTTAGCTATTGGTAGGCATGGTGCTGAAATTATATCTGATGGAGATACTATTTTAACTCATTGTAATGCTGGGGCTTTAGCTTGTGTTGATTATGGTACTGCTCTCGGTGTTGTTAGGTCTGCTTTTAATGAAGGTAAAGATATTAATGTTATTTGTGATGAAACTCGTCCTCTTGGTCAAGGAGCTCGTCTTAGTGTTTGGGAAATGCAACAAGAAGACATTCCTGTAAAATTAATTCCTGATGTAGCTGCAGGTTATTTGATGCAACAAAATGAGATTAATAAGGTTGTTATTGGTGCAGATAGAGTAGCTCATGATGGTATAGCTAACAAAATTGGATCTTTAATGGTGGCGCTAGCTGCTAAACGTTTCCATGTTCCTTTTTATGTTGCAGCTCCTCTCAGTACTTTTGATCGTGAAATTTCAATTTATGATACAGAAATAGAAGAAAGGGGTTCTGAAGAGGTAACTCATTATGGGGGATGTCGTATCTGTCCAAAGGGAACTGAGGTTAGAAATCCTGCATTTGACATTGTTCCAAAAGATTTAATCACTGGTGTAATTACTGAAAAAGGAATAATTGATTTGGACAATTTTAAAGAATTTTTTCAAAAATTAAAGTATGAATAA
- a CDS encoding trans-sulfuration enzyme family protein: MIMKNNKKQIKNEITDKINNKKLSFQTRAVHIGNDIDKDTNAIKRPITMANSYKLPHDPSVLNWSGVDDNIYTRNGGSNQKYLEKRIASLENAEDCIVLSSGVAALSGLFFSLLETGDHVIFSNVTYIAVYRLLNELFNKKFKVETTIVDTRDIANVKSAIKDNTKLIHIETPGNPTLSIVDISEIAKIAHENDILVSVDNTLASPYNQRPIELGADFSIESLTKYINGHGDSMGGSISGKAEYLDIIRRDSQVNLGGTISPFNAWLIMRGAVTLPLRMEQHNKNALKIAKFLESLSIVTFVAYPGLNSHNNHDIAVKQMGSGFGGVLSFGLDTSHDKHNEFVSNLNIITSAVSLGHDESLIVFIGEDDERQYLYPEEFNNGFFRFSVGLEDSNDLINDINQALIKTGIL, encoded by the coding sequence ATGATAATGAAAAATAATAAAAAACAAATAAAGAATGAAATAACTGATAAAATAAACAATAAGAAGCTAAGTTTCCAAACAAGAGCTGTTCATATTGGAAATGATATTGATAAAGATACAAATGCTATTAAAAGACCTATAACTATGGCTAATAGCTATAAATTACCTCATGATCCAAGTGTTTTAAATTGGAGTGGTGTTGATGATAATATTTACACAAGAAATGGTGGTTCAAATCAAAAGTACTTAGAAAAAAGGATAGCTTCTCTTGAAAATGCTGAGGATTGTATTGTACTTTCAAGTGGAGTTGCAGCATTATCTGGTTTGTTTTTTTCTCTTTTAGAAACTGGAGATCATGTGATATTTTCAAATGTTACATATATCGCAGTTTACAGGCTTTTAAATGAGTTATTTAATAAAAAATTTAAAGTTGAAACTACTATTGTAGATACTAGAGATATTGCAAATGTTAAATCTGCAATAAAGGATAATACTAAATTAATTCATATTGAAACTCCAGGAAATCCAACATTATCTATTGTTGATATTTCAGAAATTGCTAAAATAGCTCATGAAAATGATATACTTGTTTCAGTTGATAATACTTTAGCTTCTCCTTATAATCAAAGACCCATTGAACTGGGTGCAGATTTTTCAATTGAGAGTCTTACTAAATATATTAATGGTCATGGAGATTCTATGGGTGGTTCAATATCTGGAAAAGCTGAGTATTTGGATATAATAAGAAGAGACTCTCAAGTTAATCTTGGTGGAACAATAAGTCCTTTTAATGCATGGCTTATAATGAGAGGTGCTGTAACTCTTCCTTTAAGAATGGAACAACATAATAAAAATGCTTTAAAAATAGCTAAATTTTTAGAAAGCTTATCTATTGTCACTTTCGTAGCTTACCCTGGATTAAATTCTCATAACAATCATGATATTGCAGTTAAACAAATGGGTTCTGGTTTTGGTGGTGTTTTATCCTTTGGATTAGATACAAGTCATGATAAACATAATGAGTTTGTTAGTAATTTAAATATAATTACATCAGCTGTTTCTCTTGGTCATGATGAAAGTTTAATTGTTTTTATTGGTGAAGATGATGAAAGGCAATATTTATATCCAGAAGAGTTTAACAATGGATTTTTCCGTTTTAGTGTTGGTTTAGAAGATTCGAATGATTTGATTAATGATATTAATCAAGCTTTAATTAAAACTGGTATTTTATAG